The Nostoc sp. NIES-3756 DNA window GTAGCCAGTTTAGTCAATATTTACCCCGAAATCGTCCTGCAATTTTTAGAAAACGTTAATCGTAGCCTGGGTATTGATGTCGCGGGAACGTTAGCGAAGGGGGAGAGATGAGGGAGTGGGGGAAGTGGGGGGAGATGAGGGAGAAAACACTAATGACTAATGACTAATAACTAATAACTAATAACTATGGAAATTATCACTTTACTTTTAGGAATTTTTGGTACAGGAACCGCCGCAGGTTGGTGGGTGATTCGCAACTTGTACTACATCTGTCAGCCTAGTGAGGTGCTGATTTTTGCGGGTAGTCGGACTCCGGTTGATGATAAGCGATCGGTTGGTTATCGCTTGGTGAAGGGCGGTAGTAGTATTCAAGTCCCTCTGTTGGAAAAAACTTTCCGCATGGATTTGACTAATATGATTATCGAATTACGTGTGTCTAACGCTTACTCTAAAGGTGGGATTCCTTTGACGGTGGAAGGGGTAGCGAATATTAAAATTGCTGGTGAAGAACCGACAATTCACAATGCAATTGAGCGACTGTTGGGTAAGAGTCGTAAGGATATTGAACAATTAGCTAAGGATACGTTGGAGGGGAATCTGCGGGGAGTGTTGGCGAATCTCACGCCGGAACAGGTGAATGAGGATAAAATTACCTTTGCTAAAACCTTGCTGGAGGAAGCTGAGGATGATTTAGAGAAGTTGGGTTTAGTATTAGATAACTTGCAAATTAAGAATATCTTTGATGAAGTACGCTATCTCGATTCTATTGGACGGAAGCAACAGGCAGAATTATTACGAGATGCGCGAATAGCAGAAGC harbors:
- a CDS encoding flotillin family protein, which produces MEIITLLLGIFGTGTAAGWWVIRNLYYICQPSEVLIFAGSRTPVDDKRSVGYRLVKGGSSIQVPLLEKTFRMDLTNMIIELRVSNAYSKGGIPLTVEGVANIKIAGEEPTIHNAIERLLGKSRKDIEQLAKDTLEGNLRGVLANLTPEQVNEDKITFAKTLLEEAEDDLEKLGLVLDNLQIKNIFDEVRYLDSIGRKQQAELLRDARIAEAQAKAEAIIKASENNRITKLRQIERDLEIAKAEAERRVRDALTKRTAVVAEVESVVHAQVARVQAEVAVQTERIKQVENQLQADVIAPAEAECQRAIAQAKGDAAKIIEEGKAQAAGTQCLAQSWQNAGASAKEIFIYQKLEPLLKIIATGVPEVKVENLTVIDTANGGSVPKMASFIEQLRQTTGVDITQVVNRLK